From the genome of Trichosurus vulpecula isolate mTriVul1 chromosome 6, mTriVul1.pri, whole genome shotgun sequence:
AATCTGAGTTATGGCTGACTCCTTTACTGAGTGCCAATGGTCACTTGCCAAACTCATACCAAGTTGTCTGTGTATCCAGCAAAGAGTGTCTGGCCATCAGAATACCAGGCTAAAGAGGTGCACTGGGGAGGCTTGGCCCTGCTGCTGGTGCTGATCACTTGCTTCAGCTCATCCACAATGTTTTTGCCCTCTAGTTCCCAGATCTTGATGCTGGGCCCAGTGGCAGCACAGAGCCAGTAGCGATTGGGGCTGAAGCAGAGGGCATTGATTATGTCACCACCACCCAGAGTATAGAGGTGCTTACCCCCATTGAGGTCCCACAGCATAGCCTGACCATCCTTGTctccagaggcacagagagagccATCAGGAGAAACTGTAACTGTGTTTAGGTAGCCTACATGGCCAATGTGGTTTGTCTTCAGCTTGCAGTTGGCCAGGTTCCAGACCTTGACCAACTTGTCCCAGTCACAGGAGAAAATGATGGGGTTGCTGTTGTTGGGTGAAAAATGGACACAAGACACAGACTCTGAGTGGCTCTCATTCTGCACAGTGTATTTACAGACACCCAGGGTGTTCCACAGCTTGATAGTCTTAACCCGGGAACCAGAGACAATCTGGCAGTTGTCGGAAGAGAAGGCTACACTCAGCACATCCTTGGTGTGACCAACAAAGCGCCTGGTGGTAGTGCCAGTTGTGAGATCCCACAGCTTTACTGTGCCATCCCAGGAGCCTGAGAATGCAAAATGGCCATCAGAGGAAATGACCACATCACTAACAAAATGGAAGTGACCCCTGAGGTCACGCTGGGGGATCCCATAGTTTGTCTCATCTCTGGAAAGCTTCCACATGATAATGATCTTATCTTGGGAGGCTGATAGGATCATGTCGGGGAACTGGGGAGTTGTGGCGATCTGGGTCACCCAGCCATTGTGGCCTTTCAGGGTACCCCGAAGGGTTATCTGTTCAGTCATGATGATGAGACCTTGGTGGATCACTCCAGGAGGAAAGATAGATCCAGATTGCAT
Proteins encoded in this window:
- the LOC118854270 gene encoding receptor of activated protein C kinase 1-like, with translation MTEQITLRGTLKGHNGWVTQIATTPQFPDMILSASQDKIIIMWKLSRDETNYGIPQRDLRGHFHFVSDVVISSDGHFAFSGSWDGTVKLWDLTTGTTTRRFVGHTKDVLSVAFSSDNCQIVSGSRVKTIKLWNTLGVCKYTVQNESHSESVSCVHFSPNNSNPIIFSCDWDKLVKVWNLANCKLKTNHIGHVGYLNTVTVSPDGSLCASGDKDGQAMLWDLNGGKHLYTLGGGDIINALCFSPNRYWLCAATGPSIKIWELEGKNIVDELKQVISTSSRAKPPQCTSLAWYSDGQTLFAGYTDNLV